The DNA segment AAAAATAAATGAATTATTACTGGAATACCAATAATTCGGGAGAATTAATTTTATCTTTTTTCGCCAAGATCTTTTGCGTCTTTCAGGATGGCATTTTTATCCACCTTGATCCTGCTCTGGTCTTCTACTTCAAGAACGACTGTCTGATCGGTTACACCTACTATTTTACCGTACATTCCCCCTGTAGTTATTACTTTATCTCCATTTTGCAATGACTGGCGATATTTCCTTAATTCTTTCTGTTTTTTAACCTGTGGGCGGATCATAAAAAGATAAAAAACCACAATAATCAGTAAAAGTGGCCATAACGAAACCAAAGGATTCTGACCTTCTCCGCCTTGTGGAGACGCCATTAAAATTTGAAATAATTGATTCATAGTCATCATTTTTAATCTATAATTTAGTTCATTAATACACTGGCTTTTATTGTTAGCCTATGTTTGTTATCGGGTGAATTGGTTTTTAGAATCACCGTTTTGTATTGATTTCCCCTTCTTCCTGCGCTGTCAAATATCACCTCAATATGACCTTTTTTACCGGGTTGTATGGGCGTGGTATCATATTCCGGAACGGTGCACCCGCAACTCGCATACGCATCTTCTATGATCAGCGGGGAGCCTCCTGTATTTTCAAACTGAAAAGAATAAGATACCTTCTCGCCCTGTTTAATACTGCCAAAATCATAATATACCTGCTCAAAAGTAATCTCAGGCGGAGCTCCTCCCTGGTCTTCCGAATTCTTTTCCGCGTTTCTGTCGGATCCACTTTTTAAACATCCGGCAGCAACCACCGAAAATATCCCAATAAGATAAAAGAGCCTATACCACATCCTTACTGCAAAATTAAACAAAATATTTAGAATGAATGAAATAATCCCAAAATCGTTATGCCTCCCCTATCAATCCCCGGCCGTGTTTTTGTATTCTGTTTTCAGCCTTCAGTTGAGTGATGATTTTATCAAGGATTCCATTGATAAAGATATTGCTCTTCTTTGTACTGTAAAACTTGGCAATATCAATGTACTCATCCAAAGTTACCTTAGTGGGTATTGAAGGAAATTCGAGCATCTCCGTAATGGCCATCTTCATGATCAAAATGTCCATAACAGCGATTCTTTCCAAATCCCAGTTTTCTGTATTCTCCTTAATCAGATCATCAAATTCAGAATATTTCATGATTGTTTTCTTCAGAAGCTGCCTGGCAAAATCTTTATCCTCATTTTTTTTAAATAATGGGGAAACAAGTGTTCCGGTAGGTTCATCTTCTTTCAGATTATTAAGCGTATTGGCAATGGTGCTTATAAGAAGGTCAACTTCATCGTTCCAATAAATGCTTTCCTCTTCTAGTTGCTGATATAATGGTTCATAATCCGCTAAAAAATGAGTATATATCTGAATGACCATTGTTTTGTCTTCATCATAAGACCTTTCGGGATTATCCATATAGGCTGTGAATAATTCGGATTCGGCGAGGTGGTTATAAAAATTCTTAAGAAAATCCTTTTTCTGGGACCATCCCAGTTTTTTCCGTTTGAGATAATTTCTTAAATCTTCATTATTCTCTATCTGCCGGATGACCTGATTGTCTATAAATTTGGTGTTCGGATTGAGATCCTCATAGATGGGTGCTTTTTTATTGCGGGCTATTTCAATTCTGTTTTCAGCGTATTTACGCAGATCTACCACAAAATAAAGCAGCTTGTGATACAGATCATAAAACTTATCAATGCTAAAGAACAATTCTTTTTCGCATTGATCAATGGTCTTATCTTCTGAAAAGATATAGGAGAAAATTATCTGTAAGACCTTAATTCTTATGATCCTTCGTGTAATCATTCTTCCGGTTTATAAAAAGCTGTTTCGTAATTCTAAAACCGGGTGCAAAATAAATGAAAAAATGACCTAAAAGAAAATTCAAAAGAGGAATTCATGAAAATAATTAATTAAAGAATGGAATTATATTGGATAAAACCATGTGGCTGCCAATAAATTTTTTCGAAATCAAATGGTGCATTTTTCAAAAAAGATACATTTGTAAAAAGTAATCCACTAATTATTTTATACTTTTGTTTCTAATAAAACTTTAAAAGCAATTAATGATGGACGGATACGAAAACAAAGAAGGACAAGGATTTGAACAAGAGCAAGAACAGGAACAAAGCCAAGGACAGGAACAACAAGAGCAAGGTCAGGAACAACAAGAGCAAGGTCAGGCACAAAGTGGGAGCGACATTATTTATTCCCAAGTCATTAGAGCAGGAAAAAGAACTTATTTTTTGGATGTGAAAGCCACACGTAAAAACGATTATTATCTGACTATCACTGAAAGTAAGAAAAGATTCAAGAGAAACGGAAAAAGATTTTTCGAAAAACACAAAGTTTTCCTATACAAGGAAGACTTTGACAAATTCACGGAGGGCCTGGAAGACGTCATTAACTTTATTAAAGAGGCAAAAAGCGATGAGATGAATCAGGAGGAAGATCAAAACAACCAACAAAAACAGGAAGAAGAAAATTCAAGTTACACTTCGGACGTAAGATTCGAAGATCTGGAGAACAAATAAGACCGTTTCAGAAAAAAAATTAAAGGGCCGAATGAACAAATCGGCCCTTTATTACACATTCAATCAAGCCCAAACCTGATTTGTTATAGTCATACCAGATTATACAAAGGTGAAATTAATCTTTCCTTTTCGAGGGTATTCTCCCTGCCTTAATTAACCGCCCGGCAAAAGCAAAAAACCTCAACCTCACACTTGCGGGCAATCCCAACTCGGAAAAAAT comes from the Bacteroidales bacterium genome and includes:
- a CDS encoding PUR family DNA/RNA-binding protein → MDGYENKEGQGFEQEQEQEQSQGQEQQEQGQEQQEQGQAQSGSDIIYSQVIRAGKRTYFLDVKATRKNDYYLTITESKKRFKRNGKRFFEKHKVFLYKEDFDKFTEGLEDVINFIKEAKSDEMNQEEDQNNQQKQEEENSSYTSDVRFEDLENK
- a CDS encoding DUF1573 domain-containing protein encodes the protein MWYRLFYLIGIFSVVAAGCLKSGSDRNAEKNSEDQGGAPPEITFEQVYYDFGSIKQGEKVSYSFQFENTGGSPLIIEDAYASCGCTVPEYDTTPIQPGKKGHIEVIFDSAGRRGNQYKTVILKTNSPDNKHRLTIKASVLMN
- the nusB gene encoding transcription antitermination factor NusB, producing MITRRIIRIKVLQIIFSYIFSEDKTIDQCEKELFFSIDKFYDLYHKLLYFVVDLRKYAENRIEIARNKKAPIYEDLNPNTKFIDNQVIRQIENNEDLRNYLKRKKLGWSQKKDFLKNFYNHLAESELFTAYMDNPERSYDEDKTMVIQIYTHFLADYEPLYQQLEEESIYWNDEVDLLISTIANTLNNLKEDEPTGTLVSPLFKKNEDKDFARQLLKKTIMKYSEFDDLIKENTENWDLERIAVMDILIMKMAITEMLEFPSIPTKVTLDEYIDIAKFYSTKKSNIFINGILDKIITQLKAENRIQKHGRGLIGEA
- the yajC gene encoding preprotein translocase subunit YajC — protein: MNQLFQILMASPQGGEGQNPLVSLWPLLLIIVVFYLFMIRPQVKKQKELRKYRQSLQNGDKVITTGGMYGKIVGVTDQTVVLEVEDQSRIKVDKNAILKDAKDLGEKR